In one Chitinophaga sancti genomic region, the following are encoded:
- a CDS encoding fatty acid desaturase family protein, whose product MSFISNVLAPPSYGWKTSDGALVKPTIKQLFTEFFSRINVIASRKNWLPFFSWFSTLSLLPFFSLFIWKEINDFNAWYLLIAFVYGMIFMGTHGTIWYHRYGTHQAYTFSNKFWRFFTANLVFKLIPEELYIVSHHVHHALSDEPGDPYNAEGGFLYCFLADANHQPIAKDLSKEDYEKAAAMLSHTGVKANSYEAYQKWGSIAHPLNTVLASYCNLAFWLTAFYFIGGFYLVLATLAGTFIWGLGVRTFNYEGHAKGETKHVSGFDFNHKDKSINQWWPGIVAGEWHNNHHLYPASARSGFLRGQIDFAWYYIRTLKFIGGVNSCRDAKAQFLETHRKPYLEQRQLKQVPVPVVR is encoded by the coding sequence ATGTCCTTTATTTCGAATGTATTAGCGCCACCCAGTTACGGATGGAAGACAAGCGATGGAGCGCTGGTAAAACCTACAATCAAACAGTTATTCACCGAATTTTTTAGCAGGATCAATGTGATTGCCTCCAGAAAAAATTGGTTGCCTTTTTTTTCATGGTTTAGTACCTTAAGTCTTTTGCCATTCTTTTCCCTTTTTATCTGGAAAGAAATAAATGATTTTAATGCCTGGTACCTGTTAATTGCTTTTGTGTATGGAATGATTTTCATGGGTACGCATGGAACAATCTGGTATCATCGTTATGGAACACACCAGGCGTATACTTTCAGTAATAAATTCTGGCGTTTTTTTACTGCGAATCTTGTATTTAAATTAATACCGGAAGAATTGTACATCGTATCTCATCATGTGCACCATGCTTTGTCCGACGAGCCGGGAGATCCTTACAATGCGGAGGGCGGCTTTTTATATTGCTTTCTGGCAGATGCTAATCATCAGCCTATTGCTAAGGACCTCAGTAAAGAAGATTATGAAAAGGCAGCAGCGATGTTGAGTCATACGGGTGTTAAAGCTAATAGTTATGAGGCATATCAGAAATGGGGGTCTATTGCACATCCTTTAAATACAGTATTGGCCTCTTATTGTAATCTGGCATTCTGGTTAACAGCTTTCTATTTTATTGGAGGTTTTTATTTAGTGCTGGCTACACTGGCAGGTACTTTTATATGGGGATTGGGCGTGAGGACATTTAATTATGAAGGACATGCGAAAGGTGAAACGAAACATGTATCGGGCTTTGATTTCAACCATAAAGATAAATCTATAAATCAGTGGTGGCCTGGTATTGTGGCTGGTGAATGGCATAATAATCATCACCTTTATCCAGCCAGCGCAAGATCAGGATTCCTGAGGGGGCAGATTGATTTTGCCTGGTATTATATCAGGACCTTAAAATTTATTGGAGGTGTTAATTCCTGCAGGGATGCAAAAGCGCAATTCTTGGAAACTCACAGGAAACCTTATTTGGAACAACGGCAGTTGAAACAAGTACCGGTTCCTGTTGTCAGATAA